The genomic DNA CTGCTCCGTTGAAGTCAACAGAGAACACGCCTGAAGGTCTTACTTCATTAACAAGCTTAGCGACTTCTCTACCGGTTACATCGAAAATCTTCAAGCTTACAAAGCCCTGCTTTGGAAGTGAGAAGTTGATCTTTGTTGTCGGGTTGAACGGATTCGGATAATTCTGTGCAAGCTCATATTTATCAGGTGTAAGTGTTAATTGTGTTCCTACGCCTGTTACAAGT from Bacteroidota bacterium includes the following:
- a CDS encoding T9SS type A sorting domain-containing protein, translating into LVTGVGTQLTLTPDKYELAQNYPNPFNPTTKINFSLPKQGFVSLKIFDVTGREVAKLVNEVRPSGVFSVDFNGADFASGVYFYRIEAQDFIDTKRMVLVK